The following proteins are encoded in a genomic region of Trypanosoma brucei gambiense DAL972 chromosome 8, complete sequence:
- a CDS encoding mannosyl-oligosaccharide 1,2-alpha-mannosidase IB, putative: MKGGQFLKMPCVRVLLVLVRVFFVHLPSFAFGDAFPVNGARGGNSQGYNTDGMHPIQAEMLPYVRDMIDHAFGSYIKYAFPKDELCPVSGTGKNTMGGYGWTLIDSLDTLAIAGFHKEFRRHAKWVEEHLTFDIDESVSVFETTIRALGGLLAAHFMYEEGIVPIIPSEHDYNGGFLRLAVDLADRLMPCFDTPTGISYGKVNLRSKSKEMWISRSNTAEVGTMLMEMTVLSRITGDEKYERAARRASEALFAARDSQTELMGNHIHTHTGIWRHGESSVGGNIDSVIEYFIKSHSMSGDIGDWERFERTARAVNRYVRKGGMLLAASMYSGRRLQTSQESLSSFFPGNLVLGGHLHEAVESSWPIHTFFKHFGVLPEIFSLESGEPSWMSHDYIGRPEHIESLYMLYRATRDPTYLLMGKELALAINLPALSCFFFERVHHEWFWT; encoded by the coding sequence ATGAAAGGCGGTCAGTTTTTGAAGATgccgtgtgtgcgtgttttactAGTTCTCGTGAGGGTATTTTTTGTCCATCtgccttcttttgcttttggggATGCGTTTCCTGTGAATGGTGCGCGAGGAGGTAACAGCCAGGGCTACAATACCGATGGCATGCATCCTATTCAAGCTGAGATGCTTCCTTATGTGCGTGACATGATTGACCACGCGTTTGGTTCATACATCAAATACGCCTTTCCCAAAGATGAATTGTGTCCTGTGAGTGGTACTGGGAAGAATACGATGGGTGGCTATGGCTGGACCCTTATTGACTCTCTCGATACACTAGCAATTGCCGGGTTTCACAAAGAATTTCGTCGCCACGCGAAGTGGGTGGAAGAGCACTTGACCTTCGATATTGACGAATCAGTGTCGGTATTTGAGACGACTATTCGAGCTCTTGGAGGTCTTCTGGCTGCTCACTTCATGTACGAGGAGGGCATAGTCCCAATTATCCCTTCGGAGCACGACTATAACGGCGGGTTCTTGCGGCTCGCTGTGGATCTTGCAGATCGTCTGATGCCCTGTTTTGACACGCCCACTGGGATATCATATGGAAAGGTTAATTTACGCAGTAAAAGTAAGGAAATGTGGATTTCGAGATCAAATACAGCTGAAGTTGGCACGATGTTAATGGAGATGACGGTACTGTCGAGGATCACAGGCGATGAAAAATACGAGCGTGCGGCGCGGCGTGCATCTGAGGCTCTTTTTGCGGCCAGAGATTCTCAAACTGAGCTTATGGGGAATCACATTCATACTCATACAGGAATTTGGAGACATGGTGAATCATCCGTTGGAGGCAACATTGATAGCGTCATTGAGTACTTTATCAAATCACATAGTATGAGTGGGGACATTGGGGACTGGGAGCGGTTCGAGAGGACTGCGAGAGCTGTGAACCGCTATGTGCGGAAGGGTGGAATGCTGCTAGCAGCTAGCATGTATAGTGGACGGCGGCTGCAGACGTCCCAGGAATCTTTGTCATCATTTTTTCCTGGGAACTTGGTTCTTGGCGGCCATCTCCACGAGGCTGTAGAAAGTTCGTGGCCAATTCATACGTTCTTCAAACATTTTGGCGTTCTGCCGGAGATATTTTCCTTGGAATCTGGCGAGCCGTCGTGGATGTCACATGACTACATTGGTCGACCTGAGCATATCGAGTCTCTGTATATGCTTTACCGTGCAACACGAGATCCTACATACCTCTTGATGGGAAAAGAACTGGCACTGGCCATTAACTTGCCTGCGTtgagctgttttttttttgaaagggTGCATCATGAATGGTTTTGGACTTAG